From one Planococcus citri chromosome 3, ihPlaCitr1.1, whole genome shotgun sequence genomic stretch:
- the TBCB gene encoding tubulin-folding cofactor B, with the protein MSAVNVTENYQVITPDFVEATVTTDVSKKNMLMVKKFQKDLTVWDLKQRLELMTGRNASTMTVTALTAEGDTLCTLSENYKLLGSYPLNSGVQFLVEDPMYVPHDTESEEDLEKRYQLSEEQYSSRRGTLKEYLMRNKLGKYNPDMMNKKEEEARKEEEERKRLQEKESQIIDSIEIGQRCQVSIPNQVPKRGEVMFKGTVKFTDGLWVGVKYDEPFGKNDGSVNGVKYFEAPQNYGAFVKPIYVEVGDFPEITDGLEYDDEF; encoded by the coding sequence ATGTCTGCCGTCAACGTGACCGAAAATTACCAAGTGATCACTCCGGATTTCGTCGAAGCCACCGTAACGACAGATGTCTCCAAGAAGAACATGttgatggtaaaaaaattccagaaagatTTAACCGTATGGGATCTGAAACAAAGATTAGAATTAATGACCGGTAGAAATGCCAGCACCATGACCGTAACCGCTCTAACTGCTGAAGGAGACACACTATGTACTCTGTCAGAAAACTACAAGTTATTAGGATCGTATCCTTTAAACAGCGGTGTCCAGTTCCTGGTCGAAGATCCAATGTACGTTCCACACGATACAGAATCCGAGGAAGATCTAGAAAAAAGGTATCAACTTTCCGAAGAACAATACTCTAGTAGAAGAGGTACCCTTAAGGAATACCTAATGAGGAACAAATTAGGTAAATATAATCCCGATATGatgaataaaaaagaagaagaagccaggaaagaagaagaagagcgCAAACGATTACAAGAAAAAGAATCTCAGATCATAGATTCGATCGAAATAGGCCAAAGATGCCAAGTCAGCATTCCAAACCAAGTGCCAAAACGAGGCGAAGTCATGTTCAAAGGCACCGTTAAGTTTACCGACGGGCTATGGGTTGGAGTAAAATACGACGAACCATTTGGTAAAAATGACGGCAGTGTCAATGGTGTCAAGTATTTCGAAGCTCCTCAAAATTACGGAGCTTTTGTGAAACCTATTTACGTCGAAGTTGGAGATTTCCCCGAAATCACCGATGGTTTAGAATACGATGATGAGTTTTGA